A DNA window from Buttiauxella agrestis contains the following coding sequences:
- a CDS encoding PfkB family carbohydrate kinase — translation MNARELHSRLSTLTAKRPVCVLGSAVIDVIADAYALPWRGCDIELQQQSVNIGGCALNIALTLSRLGIASKNALPIGQGTWADIIRSSLEKQGIISEIHTTSGDNGWCLALVEPDGERTFMSFRGVEHQWNQQWLDKLQLAPGTLLSLSGYQLAGPCAELLVNWLESLHDVSAFIDFGPRIADIPEPLLARIMACKPMVSLNRQEAAIAAQWLNVAGDDIAGICEKWLECYNSPLIVRLDKEGARFASAESIGLAAPFPAVVVDTIGAGDSHAGGTMAGLAAGWNLGDAVSLGNAVASYVVSHRGGDCAPFIEQLCQYPK, via the coding sequence ATGAATGCCCGTGAATTGCATTCCCGCCTGTCAACACTTACGGCGAAACGCCCGGTATGCGTGCTCGGCTCGGCGGTTATTGACGTCATAGCTGACGCTTACGCCCTGCCGTGGCGCGGATGTGATATCGAACTGCAACAGCAAAGCGTGAACATTGGCGGTTGCGCGCTGAACATCGCGCTCACGCTGTCACGCCTGGGCATTGCGTCTAAAAATGCGCTACCGATTGGCCAGGGAACCTGGGCGGATATCATTCGCTCAAGCCTGGAAAAGCAAGGGATCATCAGCGAAATCCATACCACCAGCGGCGATAACGGCTGGTGTCTGGCGCTGGTGGAGCCGGATGGCGAAAGAACGTTTATGTCGTTTCGTGGCGTCGAACACCAGTGGAATCAGCAGTGGCTGGATAAATTGCAGCTTGCGCCCGGTACCCTGCTTTCGCTGTCTGGATATCAACTTGCCGGGCCGTGTGCCGAATTACTGGTGAACTGGCTGGAATCGCTGCATGACGTGAGCGCATTTATCGATTTTGGCCCGCGTATTGCGGATATTCCTGAGCCACTGCTGGCACGGATTATGGCCTGCAAACCGATGGTTTCACTTAACCGCCAGGAAGCCGCAATTGCCGCGCAGTGGTTGAATGTGGCGGGCGATGATATTGCAGGAATTTGCGAGAAATGGCTTGAGTGCTACAATTCGCCGTTAATTGTGCGGCTCGATAAAGAAGGTGCCAGGTTTGCTTCAGCGGAAAGTATTGGTCTGGCAGCGCCGTTCCCGGCTGTGGTTGTAGATACGATTGGCGCAGGCGACAGCCATGCGGGTGGTACTATGGCTGGGCTGGCGGCGGGCTGGAACCTCGGCGATGCGGTAAGTCTGGGTAATGCCGTGGCTTCTTATGTCGTTAGCCACCGCGGTGGCGATTGCGCCCCCTTTATTGAGCAACTCTGCCAATACCCAAAATAA
- the thiM gene encoding hydroxyethylthiazole kinase yields the protein MQPDLLPGHCAASVLHNLRSTPPLVHCMTNDVVQSFTANVLLAIGAAPAMVIEPEEAAQFAPIASALLINIGTLTADSSRAMLAAIHAANQSSTPWVLDPVAVGALAFRTRFAREVLALKPAAIRGNASEILALAGEHSAGRGVDSADDALSALPAALKLAQLTGAVVAVTGEEDYVTDGENAWSVAGGGVLMTRVVGTGCALSAVVAACCSLPGSRLDNVAAACQFMKFAGEQAIAVSRGPGSFVPAFLDALYGLNAEALA from the coding sequence ATGCAACCTGACCTGCTACCCGGCCACTGCGCCGCCTCGGTTTTACATAACTTACGCAGCACTCCCCCTTTAGTCCATTGCATGACCAATGATGTGGTGCAGAGTTTTACCGCCAACGTGCTGCTCGCCATTGGCGCGGCTCCCGCTATGGTCATTGAGCCCGAAGAGGCCGCGCAATTTGCCCCCATTGCCAGTGCATTGCTGATTAATATCGGGACACTCACCGCCGACAGCAGCCGCGCAATGCTGGCCGCCATTCACGCCGCGAATCAATCATCCACGCCATGGGTACTCGATCCGGTTGCCGTCGGCGCTCTGGCGTTTCGTACCCGATTTGCACGCGAAGTTCTCGCGCTAAAACCTGCCGCAATCCGCGGTAATGCTTCAGAAATCTTAGCATTAGCGGGGGAGCATTCCGCAGGCCGTGGCGTAGATAGCGCTGACGATGCACTTTCTGCATTACCCGCCGCCCTTAAACTGGCACAGCTTACTGGCGCGGTGGTGGCAGTCACCGGCGAGGAAGATTACGTCACCGATGGCGAAAACGCCTGGAGCGTTGCGGGCGGCGGCGTGTTGATGACGCGCGTGGTCGGCACCGGTTGCGCGCTTTCCGCCGTGGTTGCCGCTTGCTGTTCGCTGCCAGGGTCAAGGCTGGATAACGTCGCTGCCGCCTGCCAGTTTATGAAATTCGCCGGTGAACAGGCGATTGCCGTGAGTCGCGGTCCTGGCAGTTTTGTCCCGGCGTTTCTTGACGCACTTTACGGGCTCAATGCGGAGGCTCTGGCATGA
- the thiD gene encoding bifunctional hydroxymethylpyrimidine kinase/phosphomethylpyrimidine kinase, translating to MKGQKRINALTIAGTDPSGGAGIQADLKTFSALGAYGTSVITALVAQNTRGVQSVYRIEPAFVAAQLDSVLSDVRIDTIKIGMLAETDIVEAVAERLAFYHAQNVILDTVMLAKSGDPLLAPSAVDSLCRRLLPQVALITPNLPEAAALLDAPHAQNEREMKEQGDALLGMGCKAVLMKGGHLDNAESPDWLFTRDGGQRFTAPRVQTRHTHGTGCTLSAALAALYPRYLDWPKTISAAKAWLSQALEQADSLEVGNGTGPVHHFHQWW from the coding sequence ATGAAAGGGCAAAAACGTATTAACGCATTGACTATTGCTGGCACTGACCCGAGCGGGGGCGCGGGCATTCAGGCTGACCTGAAAACATTCTCGGCACTGGGTGCGTATGGCACCAGCGTGATCACCGCGCTGGTGGCGCAAAACACGCGCGGCGTGCAGTCTGTTTATCGCATTGAACCGGCGTTTGTCGCCGCCCAGCTTGATTCAGTGCTCAGTGATGTGCGTATCGATACCATTAAAATTGGCATGCTGGCTGAAACTGATATCGTCGAAGCGGTGGCTGAACGGTTGGCTTTTTACCATGCGCAAAACGTGATACTCGATACGGTCATGCTGGCGAAAAGTGGTGATCCCTTGCTTGCGCCCTCTGCGGTCGATAGCCTGTGTCGTCGGCTGTTGCCGCAAGTGGCGCTGATCACACCGAATCTGCCTGAAGCCGCCGCGCTGCTGGATGCGCCTCATGCCCAAAATGAGCGAGAAATGAAGGAGCAGGGTGATGCGCTGCTGGGGATGGGTTGCAAAGCGGTGTTGATGAAAGGCGGCCATCTTGATAACGCCGAAAGCCCGGACTGGTTATTTACCCGTGACGGTGGGCAGCGTTTTACCGCTCCGCGCGTCCAGACTCGCCACACTCACGGTACGGGATGTACGCTTTCTGCGGCCCTTGCCGCACTTTATCCGCGCTATCTGGACTGGCCGAAGACGATTTCGGCGGCTAAAGCGTGGCTATCTCAGGCGTTAGAGCAGGCAGATTCGCTGGAAGTGGGCAACGGAACTGGACCGGTGCATCATTTTCACCAATGGTGGTAA
- a CDS encoding GNAT family N-acetyltransferase — protein sequence MEIITPRLILRPLRSEDAEQIQNVFPRWEIVRYLVSTVPWPYPPGAAKHYVDNVALPAVKEGKGWFWSIRRKENPQELIGLICLMDTPDNNRGFWLVPEWQGQGLMSEACGGVNDFWFETLEKDVLRAPKAVANDRSKNLSIRHGMRLICTEKSQYVSGEMDSELWEITRDEWRQFKKLTSLA from the coding sequence ATGGAAATAATCACACCGAGATTGATCCTCCGGCCACTTCGTTCGGAAGATGCCGAGCAAATTCAAAACGTATTTCCGCGCTGGGAGATTGTGCGTTACCTGGTTTCTACTGTTCCATGGCCTTATCCACCTGGCGCGGCAAAACATTATGTCGATAATGTTGCGCTGCCTGCGGTAAAAGAAGGAAAGGGCTGGTTCTGGTCCATTCGGCGTAAAGAAAATCCGCAGGAATTAATTGGGCTAATTTGTCTGATGGATACTCCAGATAACAACCGTGGTTTCTGGTTAGTCCCGGAATGGCAAGGACAGGGCCTGATGAGTGAGGCCTGCGGTGGAGTGAATGATTTCTGGTTTGAAACACTCGAGAAAGACGTGTTACGCGCGCCAAAGGCCGTCGCCAATGACCGTTCCAAAAACCTTTCCATCCGTCACGGTATGCGGCTTATCTGCACCGAAAAATCGCAATATGTGAGTGGTGAAATGGATTCGGAGCTTTGGGAAATAACCCGCGATGAATGGCGGCAATTCAAAAAGTTAACGTCGCTGGCTTAA
- a CDS encoding nucleoside permease translates to MKRTTISLSFMMFIEWFIWGAWFVPLWLFLSKSGFSPTEIGWSYACTAIAAILSPILVGSLTDRFFAAQKVLALLMFVGAVLMYLAAQQTEFVYFFPLLLAYSLTYMPTIALTNSIAFSNVDDVERDFPRIRVMGTIGWIASGLVCGFLPQMLGFSDISPTNIPLLITAGSSALLGVFALALPNTPPKSTGKMSLKVMLGLDAIVLLKDKNFLVFFFCSFLFAMPLAFYYIFANGYLTEVGMHNATGWMTLGQFSEIFFMLALPFFIKRFGIKKVLLLGLITATIRYGFFVYGGADHIFTYGLLFLGILLHGVSYDFYYVTAYIYVDKKAPVHMRTAAQGLITLCCQGFGSLLGYRIGAQLMEKMFAYPTPVNGQTFNWAGMWGFGAVMIAVITVLFMVFFRESDKEITTIAVAGSQSDKDLKEA, encoded by the coding sequence ATGAAACGTACAACAATTAGCCTTTCATTCATGATGTTTATTGAATGGTTTATCTGGGGAGCCTGGTTCGTCCCTCTTTGGCTGTTCCTGAGTAAAAGTGGCTTTAGCCCGACTGAAATTGGTTGGTCTTACGCCTGTACCGCCATCGCGGCAATTCTTTCGCCGATTCTGGTCGGCTCGCTGACTGACCGTTTCTTTGCCGCGCAAAAGGTGCTCGCCCTGCTGATGTTTGTTGGTGCAGTACTGATGTATCTGGCGGCGCAGCAAACCGAGTTTGTCTATTTCTTCCCGCTGCTGCTGGCCTATTCCCTGACCTACATGCCAACTATCGCGCTGACAAACAGCATTGCATTTTCCAATGTCGATGATGTGGAGCGGGACTTCCCGCGCATTCGGGTGATGGGCACTATCGGCTGGATTGCATCAGGGTTAGTTTGCGGTTTCCTGCCGCAGATGCTGGGCTTTAGCGATATTTCGCCGACCAACATCCCGTTGCTTATCACCGCAGGCAGCTCTGCGTTGCTCGGGGTATTCGCGCTGGCGCTGCCGAATACCCCGCCGAAAAGTACCGGCAAAATGAGCCTGAAAGTGATGCTCGGGCTGGATGCTATCGTGCTGCTGAAAGACAAAAACTTCCTGGTGTTTTTCTTCTGCTCTTTCTTGTTTGCCATGCCGCTGGCTTTTTATTACATCTTCGCCAACGGCTACCTGACCGAAGTGGGTATGCATAACGCCACTGGATGGATGACGCTCGGCCAGTTCTCCGAAATCTTCTTTATGCTGGCGCTGCCGTTCTTCATTAAGCGCTTTGGCATTAAAAAGGTATTACTGCTTGGTCTTATCACCGCCACCATTCGCTACGGATTCTTCGTGTACGGCGGCGCCGACCATATCTTTACTTACGGTCTGCTGTTCCTCGGTATTTTGCTGCACGGCGTGAGTTACGATTTCTACTACGTCACTGCCTATATCTACGTCGATAAAAAAGCGCCGGTGCATATGCGTACTGCGGCGCAAGGACTTATCACTCTGTGCTGCCAGGGCTTTGGTAGCCTGCTTGGTTATCGTATCGGCGCACAACTGATGGAAAAAATGTTCGCCTACCCAACACCTGTCAACGGTCAGACCTTCAACTGGGCGGGAATGTGGGGCTTTGGTGCTGTGATGATTGCGGTCATTACCGTGTTGTTCATGGTGTTTTTCCGCGAGTCCGACAAAGAAATCACGACTATTGCCGTTGCTGGCAGCCAATCTGACAAAGATTTAAAGGAAGCATAA
- a CDS encoding ADP-ribosylglycohydrolase family protein yields MMENRILGAFYGQALGDAMGMPSELWPRSRVKAHFGWIDRFLPGPAENNAACYFNRAEFTDDTSMALALADAIIEHHGAVNPDTIGRNILRWAEGFDAFNKNVLGPTSKIALNAIKQGTPVSELENNGVTNGAAMRASPLGCLLPTHNLDAFIDEVALASSPTHKSDLAISGAVVIAWAISKAIEGRNWETICDELPSIARHAQEKRVTTFNASLGARIELALNVARTARGTESGMEQVYHLVGTGTSTIESVAAAIAMVELAQTNPNRCAILCANLGGDTDTIGAMATAICGALHGVESIDSELKRELDDVNQLDFMRYSRLFMGYRQQREAQNECP; encoded by the coding sequence ATGATGGAAAATCGTATTCTGGGGGCCTTTTACGGCCAGGCATTAGGCGATGCGATGGGGATGCCATCGGAGTTGTGGCCGCGTTCGCGGGTAAAAGCGCATTTTGGCTGGATTGACCGCTTTCTGCCGGGGCCGGCGGAAAACAACGCCGCCTGTTATTTCAACCGCGCCGAATTCACCGACGACACCTCGATGGCGTTGGCGCTGGCCGACGCGATTATCGAGCATCACGGTGCAGTCAACCCTGACACCATCGGGCGCAATATTCTGCGCTGGGCGGAAGGCTTCGATGCTTTCAACAAGAATGTGCTTGGGCCAACCTCCAAAATTGCGCTGAATGCGATTAAGCAAGGCACGCCAGTCAGCGAGCTGGAAAACAATGGCGTCACTAACGGGGCGGCCATGCGCGCCTCGCCGTTGGGTTGCCTGTTGCCGACACATAATCTCGACGCGTTTATTGATGAAGTCGCACTGGCCTCAAGCCCAACGCACAAATCCGATCTGGCGATTTCCGGCGCGGTGGTGATTGCCTGGGCGATTTCAAAAGCGATTGAAGGCCGGAACTGGGAAACCATTTGCGATGAACTGCCGTCCATCGCTCGCCACGCGCAGGAAAAGCGAGTCACTACGTTTAATGCGTCCCTCGGGGCGCGTATTGAGCTGGCGTTAAATGTTGCCAGAACCGCGCGCGGCACCGAGTCTGGTATGGAGCAGGTTTACCACCTGGTCGGCACGGGCACCAGCACCATTGAATCTGTCGCCGCAGCGATTGCGATGGTGGAACTGGCACAAACCAACCCTAATCGTTGCGCGATTTTATGCGCCAACCTGGGCGGGGATACCGACACTATTGGGGCGATGGCGACGGCGATTTGTGGCGCGCTACACGGCGTAGAAAGCATTGATAGCGAACTTAAACGCGAGCTTGATGACGTTAACCAGCTTGATTTTATGCGCTACAGCCGCCTGTTTATGGGCTATCGCCAGCAAAGGGAGGCGCAAAATGAATGCCCGTGA
- a CDS encoding GntR family transcriptional regulator → MEQVHLQLIEQLVQRFSQADNTPLYLKFAETVKSAVRSGVLPQGNILPGERDLSQLTGVSRITVRKAMQTLEDEGVVTRSRGYGTQINNTFEYSLKEARGFSQQVVLRGKKPDTLWVNKRVVKCPADVAEQLAILADSDVFLLKRIRYVDEDAVSVEESYVPTELIANADDIGVSLYDYFRSQNIIPQRTRSRVSARMPDSEFQSHIKLETAVPVLVIKQVAFDPQNRPIEYSISYCRSDLYVFVCEE, encoded by the coding sequence ATGGAACAGGTTCACCTTCAGCTCATTGAACAACTCGTCCAGCGGTTTTCGCAGGCCGACAACACGCCGCTGTATTTGAAATTCGCCGAAACGGTGAAATCGGCCGTACGCAGCGGTGTTTTGCCGCAAGGGAATATTCTGCCGGGGGAGCGAGATCTCAGTCAGTTGACCGGCGTTTCGCGCATAACGGTGCGCAAAGCGATGCAGACGCTGGAAGATGAAGGGGTGGTGACGCGTTCCCGAGGCTACGGCACGCAGATTAACAACACGTTTGAGTATTCGCTGAAAGAGGCGCGTGGCTTTTCGCAGCAAGTTGTGTTGCGCGGTAAAAAGCCTGACACGCTGTGGGTCAACAAACGCGTGGTGAAATGCCCGGCAGATGTGGCCGAACAACTGGCGATTCTCGCCGATAGCGATGTTTTCCTGCTGAAACGTATTCGTTATGTCGATGAAGATGCGGTTTCGGTGGAAGAGTCTTACGTGCCAACGGAATTAATTGCGAACGCTGATGACATCGGCGTTTCGCTGTATGACTATTTTCGCAGCCAGAATATTATCCCGCAGCGAACGCGCAGTCGCGTCAGCGCCAGAATGCCCGACAGCGAGTTCCAGTCGCATATTAAGCTGGAAACAGCGGTGCCGGTTCTGGTGATCAAACAGGTGGCGTTTGACCCGCAAAACCGGCCTATCGAATACAGCATTAGTTATTGTCGCAGCGACTTATATGTGTTTGTCTGTGAAGAATAA
- a CDS encoding sensor domain-containing phosphodiesterase: MVLSASIQQHIKICVTFFFLYSLAAKLGHRVEIVGIPLRFYDLTLPIVTALLILYHRRALPTLALFALYSFYHYPLFDYLSIAAQLSSALICVTLYFCATGKRGMVSFGRSRLSAQRICWLICLNSFTFTVLYQWLLLKFRFISASDENIFSVITLINIQWMLTSCITGVPFCYLLFRTCYKPSWFLSYLRQLKDLIVNGPHAISQLVWAMLLIAIMYCMITTRNDILIFTDYSIVLLLPVMLWGSIRLGHALINPLWVFMLILLGYYTDNYISIKNEFTVEHYIGHLALASSMIAIFSLTIVLVGVLATRILNYIKHLKRISLSEPHTGLPNLQALKKDLIQYPNAGLCTVQCPELNSLTQAHGIAFRFEFVKAVVAYLTPLLKGYDNIYYSPGYGIFLRLDNMNESLIDSYYKAMTSFRFSWGEMELGLNFGLSWMRYDNNIPNLSYVVGQLNASTFVSLQNGKPENLNMNEAGDSAVNPAVIRHLLQQSIDQKSFVLLAQPIVSTSSSDRYQEILIRINTGNNNLLFPNTFLPFAEEAGLLAEVDMTVIEQTFRFMHSLGSSQPDSRFSINLTPQSLIKSDFLDRLFTLFNTWSIRPERIIFEIIESDIIDNLNAANVLRELRNQGCKIAIDDFGTGASSYSRLKNLEADILKIDGSFVRNIVAEKFDHFIVMSFCEAAKFKNLEVVAEFVESEEIKKMLITMGVGWLQGYHTGKPVAIESLRN, translated from the coding sequence ATGGTTTTATCAGCAAGTATTCAACAGCACATTAAAATATGTGTCACATTTTTCTTTTTATATTCGCTTGCTGCGAAACTGGGTCATCGTGTTGAAATAGTTGGGATACCGCTACGGTTTTATGACCTGACCTTACCCATCGTTACAGCATTGCTGATTTTATACCATCGCAGGGCACTCCCGACGTTAGCCCTGTTTGCCCTTTACAGTTTTTACCACTATCCATTGTTTGATTACCTGAGTATCGCTGCACAGTTGAGCAGTGCTTTAATCTGTGTCACGCTCTATTTTTGTGCAACGGGCAAACGAGGCATGGTCAGTTTTGGGCGCAGTCGCCTCTCTGCGCAACGCATATGTTGGCTCATTTGCCTTAATAGTTTTACATTTACCGTGCTCTACCAGTGGTTACTGCTCAAATTTCGTTTTATCTCAGCTTCTGATGAAAACATATTTAGCGTTATCACGCTGATCAATATTCAATGGATGTTGACGTCCTGTATTACAGGTGTCCCATTTTGCTATTTACTTTTCCGCACCTGCTACAAACCCTCATGGTTTTTAAGCTATTTGCGCCAGTTAAAAGATTTGATTGTTAATGGGCCACATGCAATAAGTCAGCTAGTATGGGCAATGCTTTTAATTGCTATTATGTACTGCATGATTACAACAAGAAATGACATTTTAATATTTACTGATTATTCCATAGTATTACTATTACCCGTAATGCTTTGGGGCTCAATCCGATTGGGCCATGCACTCATAAACCCATTATGGGTTTTCATGCTCATTTTGTTAGGCTATTACACTGATAATTATATATCGATAAAAAATGAATTTACGGTAGAGCACTATATCGGCCATCTGGCGCTTGCATCATCAATGATTGCCATATTTTCTCTGACTATTGTCCTTGTTGGTGTACTGGCAACACGCATTCTTAACTACATCAAACATCTTAAGCGCATCTCGTTATCTGAACCTCATACCGGCCTGCCCAATTTACAAGCGCTTAAAAAAGATCTCATACAGTATCCGAACGCAGGGTTATGTACCGTGCAGTGCCCGGAATTAAACTCTTTAACACAAGCTCATGGTATTGCTTTCCGCTTTGAATTTGTTAAAGCCGTGGTTGCATACTTAACACCGCTGCTTAAGGGGTATGACAATATTTATTACAGTCCTGGATATGGTATTTTCCTGCGTCTGGACAATATGAATGAAAGTCTTATCGACTCTTATTATAAAGCCATGACTTCGTTTCGTTTTTCCTGGGGGGAGATGGAGTTAGGGTTAAACTTTGGCTTATCCTGGATGCGTTACGATAACAACATCCCCAATCTTTCGTATGTTGTCGGGCAACTCAATGCCAGCACTTTCGTTTCGCTGCAAAATGGCAAACCTGAAAACCTGAATATGAATGAAGCTGGCGATAGCGCTGTCAATCCAGCGGTGATACGCCACCTGTTGCAGCAGTCAATAGACCAAAAATCATTTGTATTACTGGCGCAGCCTATCGTCTCCACGAGCAGTTCCGACAGATATCAAGAAATCCTGATACGGATTAACACGGGGAATAATAATTTACTTTTCCCGAATACCTTTTTGCCCTTTGCAGAAGAAGCCGGCCTGCTCGCAGAAGTGGATATGACGGTCATAGAGCAGACGTTTCGTTTTATGCACTCTCTGGGGTCATCCCAACCGGACAGTCGTTTCTCGATAAATCTTACCCCGCAGTCGCTGATAAAATCTGATTTCCTCGACAGGCTTTTCACTTTATTTAACACCTGGTCAATTCGCCCGGAACGTATCATCTTCGAAATTATTGAATCAGATATTATCGATAACTTGAATGCTGCAAATGTATTACGAGAGTTGCGTAACCAGGGTTGTAAGATTGCAATTGATGATTTTGGGACCGGTGCCTCCAGTTATTCTCGCCTGAAAAACTTAGAAGCAGATATTCTTAAAATAGATGGTTCATTTGTCCGCAATATTGTTGCTGAAAAGTTCGACCATTTTATCGTGATGTCTTTTTGCGAAGCCGCGAAATTCAAAAATCTGGAAGTTGTCGCGGAATTTGTTGAAAGCGAAGAAATTAAAAAAATGCTCATCACCATGGGTGTGGGTTGGCTTCAGGGCTATCATACCGGCAAACCTGTTGCTATCGAATCCCTTCGCAACTGA